One window from the genome of Oceanisphaera sp. IT1-181 encodes:
- the glyQ gene encoding glycine--tRNA ligase subunit alpha, translating into MQKFDINTFQGLIMTLQDYWAQQGCAIVQPLDMEVGAGTSHPMTCLRAIGPEPIATAYVQPSRRPTDGRYGENPNRLQHYYQFQVIIKPSPDNLQELYLGSLKALGLDPLVHDIRFVEDNWENPTLGAWGLGWEVWLNGMEVTQFTYFQQVGGLECKPVTGEITYGLERLAMYIQGVDSVYDLVWCDGPLGKTTYGDIFHQNEVEQSTYNFEHANVENLFGFFEQCEQECQYLLGLETPLPLPAYERILKAGHAFNLLDARKAISVTERQRYILRIRTLTKAVAEAYYASREALGFPMCKKEG; encoded by the coding sequence ATGCAAAAATTCGATATCAATACCTTTCAGGGTCTGATCATGACGCTGCAGGATTATTGGGCTCAGCAAGGCTGTGCCATAGTTCAGCCGCTGGATATGGAAGTAGGTGCTGGCACCTCTCATCCCATGACCTGTCTGCGCGCCATAGGCCCAGAGCCGATTGCCACCGCCTATGTGCAGCCATCGCGCCGCCCCACCGACGGTCGCTACGGTGAAAACCCCAACCGACTGCAACATTACTACCAGTTTCAGGTCATCATCAAGCCGTCTCCGGATAACCTGCAAGAGCTGTATTTAGGCTCACTAAAAGCGCTGGGTCTAGACCCACTAGTGCACGACATCCGATTCGTGGAAGACAACTGGGAAAACCCAACTTTGGGTGCCTGGGGTTTAGGCTGGGAAGTGTGGCTAAACGGCATGGAAGTGACGCAGTTTACTTATTTCCAGCAAGTGGGCGGTCTTGAGTGCAAGCCGGTCACCGGTGAAATCACCTACGGTTTAGAGCGCTTAGCCATGTACATCCAAGGTGTAGACTCCGTTTACGACTTAGTGTGGTGCGACGGTCCTTTAGGCAAAACCACCTACGGCGATATTTTTCACCAGAACGAAGTAGAGCAATCTACCTACAACTTCGAACATGCGAACGTTGAGAACCTGTTTGGCTTTTTCGAGCAGTGCGAACAAGAGTGTCAGTATTTATTAGGCTTAGAAACCCCACTGCCACTGCCTGCCTACGAGCGCATTCTTAAAGCCGGTCATGCCTTTAACTTGCTTGATGCACGCAAGGCGATTTCGGTCACCGAACGCCAGCGTTATATCTTGCGCATTCGCACCCTGACCAAAGCCGTTGCCGAAGCCTACTATGCTTCTCGCGAGGCACTTGGCTTTCCCATGTGTAAAAAAGAAGGATAA
- a CDS encoding DNA-3-methyladenine glycosylase I: MLTRCAWVNNDPRYQAYHDHEWGEPEYDSRALFEKLCLDGQQAGLSWFTILCKIANYRAAFANFEPALIATFTEQDVERLMNNAEAGIVRNRLKIRSIITNARAYLKMEQEGINFSDWLWQFVGGEPVINHWLSAKEVPTYTPASQAMAKALKKRGFSFVGDTICYAFMQATGMVNDHLLSCHCHPSNVSI; the protein is encoded by the coding sequence ATGTTAACGCGCTGCGCTTGGGTTAATAATGACCCCAGATATCAGGCTTACCACGATCATGAGTGGGGCGAGCCTGAATATGATAGTCGCGCCTTGTTTGAAAAACTGTGCCTCGACGGCCAGCAAGCCGGATTAAGCTGGTTTACCATTCTGTGCAAAATTGCGAATTATCGCGCCGCCTTTGCCAATTTTGAACCGGCCCTCATCGCCACCTTTACCGAACAAGATGTGGAACGCTTAATGAACAATGCTGAGGCAGGCATAGTGCGCAATCGATTAAAAATCCGTTCTATTATTACCAATGCTCGCGCCTATCTAAAAATGGAGCAAGAAGGCATTAATTTTAGCGATTGGTTGTGGCAGTTTGTGGGTGGCGAGCCGGTTATTAATCATTGGCTAAGCGCTAAAGAGGTGCCTACTTATACTCCTGCATCGCAAGCCATGGCGAAAGCGCTAAAAAAGCGCGGCTTTTCTTTTGTCGGTGACACCATCTGTTATGCCTTTATGCAAGCCACAGGTATGGTTAATGACCACTTACTTAGTTGCCATTGTCACCCCAGCAACGTCAGTATTTGA